The genomic window ATATAACGATGGAGATAGAGTTGATAATGCCTGTGGCGATGGAGCCGCAGTTAAGGTTTGCAATAAGGGAAGGCGGGAGAACTGTGGGGTCAGGCGTAGTTACTGAAATTATAAAGTAATTAATATCTAAAGTCAGTCTCGTCCAGTAAAATCTAGGCTGATTTGGATTTTTATATAATTCTAAATAGGATTAAAAATTTATGGTAAATGAAAAAACAGTTCCAACACAGCGTTTGAGAATTAAGTTGCGTGCATACGATCATAAAATGTTAGATGATTCGCTCGCAAAAATTGTTGAAACAGCAAGACGTACAGGTGCGGCAATAACAGGTCCCGTTCTTTTACCGACTCACATAAAGAAATATACGGTTAACAGATCGGTTCATACAGATAAAAAGTCGCGCGAACAGTTTGAAATGAGAATTCACAAAAGGTTGGTGGATATACGTGAGCCCTCTTCAAAAACTGTTGAAGAGCTTATGAAACTTGATTTGCCGGCAGGCGTAGATATTGAAATCAAGATGTAACAACAAAGATACTTGAAATTTAAAAAGACGCCGCTTGAGAAAGCGAAATCAAAACGTAATAAAAATACTTGAATTTTAGAGAGAAAATATGTTAAAATCAATAATTGGCAAAAAAGTAGGCATGACGCAAGTTTTCGACGATAAAGGAAATCTCATTCCTGTTACTGTCGTCGAAGCAGGTCCTTGTATCGTTACGGGCGTACGCACGATGGAAAAAGATGGATACACCGCGGTTCAGCTTGGATTCGGAGATGTTGAAGAAAAGAAGCTCAACAAACCTCAGGTTGGAATGTTTAAGAAAAACAATCTCTCTCCAAAAAAAGTTCTCAGAGAAGTAAGAGTTAATGATGTTACTCCTTATTCTGTGGGACAGGAAATCAAAGTTGATTTATTTAAAGCAGGCGATTATGTCGATATTTCTGCGCTGACCAAAGGTAAAGGCTTTGCTGGAGTCATCAAGAGACATAATTTTGGCATGCAGCCCAGAACTCACGGGCAGTCAGATAGAATGAGAGCCAGAGGTTCCAGCGGCGGACAGGGTCCGCAAAAGCTTTTTAAAGGCATGAGAATGTCTGGACATTTAGGTAATGAATATGTTACAATCCAAAAATTATTGGTTGTAAATGTTGACCCTGAAAAAAATCTTATGCTTATAAAAGGCGCAGTTCCCGCAGTAAAAACCGGAACACTTTTTATAAACAATACAATAAAGAAGATACCGGTTGTGCAGGAAATAAAAGCTGTGGGCAAGAAAAAATAAGAATCGGCGGGGTGACTTGTAAATAAATGACAGTGATTAGCTATGCGTTTATAATCAGCAGCGGTGATTAATAGCTGTGCGAAGATGATTTGAGAGTAAAAAATAGAAATGATTGCTATGTTTTCTAAAATTGAGTTGACGATAAAAGTTTGCAAAAAAGGCTGAAAAATAAAAGTAACTGCTGCAGAAATATTTGGCAGACGAAATTGAAAATAAAAATAATTTTCGAATTTTGCATATAGAGATTTATTTTTGTGGGCTGTGAAACGGGAAAAATAAAAAGTAATTCAAGAGAGAATGTAAAATGGAAACAATAGTTTATAATGCCAAAGGTCAGGAGAAAGGGAAAATAGAGCTTCCCCTTTTTTTCAGTACAGAAGTATCGAATACGCTTTTACATGAAATAACTACGGCCTATTTGAACAACCAAAGATCTGGTACGCACAAAACGAAGTCAAGAGGCGAAGTTTCTTTTTCTGGAGCAAAACCATGGAAACAGAAAGGTACGGGTAATGCTCGTGCCGGTCAAAAAAACTCTCCTCTTTGGAAAAAAGGTGGAGTTATTTTTGGACCTAAACCGAGAGATTATTACACAAAAATGTCAAAACAGAAAAAAAGACTTTCTTTGAATATGGCGTTTGCGGCTCAGTTACAGAATGGAAATGTTATATTTGTGGATTCAGTAAAAGTCGATGAAGCAAAAACAAAAAAAGTTGCCGAACTTATAAAGAATCTTAAAGTTGATGGAAAAAAAGTCATATTTGCCATAAATGCCACCGCAGATTTTAAAGTTGCGGCACGCAATATTGAAAACGTGGTAGTAGAAAATATAAAAAATGTAAATGCTTATCAGCTTCTTTGGGCTGACAAAATTATTACTACGCCCGAAGCTATAGAAAGCATTAGAGAGAGACAATCTTTATAAAAAAGATTGTCTTTATTAATTTGACAGGGAATAAAATGGATATCAGAAATATTATCAAGA from Candidatus Endomicrobium procryptotermitis includes these protein-coding regions:
- the rplC gene encoding 50S ribosomal protein L3, with the translated sequence MLKSIIGKKVGMTQVFDDKGNLIPVTVVEAGPCIVTGVRTMEKDGYTAVQLGFGDVEEKKLNKPQVGMFKKNNLSPKKVLREVRVNDVTPYSVGQEIKVDLFKAGDYVDISALTKGKGFAGVIKRHNFGMQPRTHGQSDRMRARGSSGGQGPQKLFKGMRMSGHLGNEYVTIQKLLVVNVDPEKNLMLIKGAVPAVKTGTLFINNTIKKIPVVQEIKAVGKKK
- the rplD gene encoding 50S ribosomal protein L4, whose product is METIVYNAKGQEKGKIELPLFFSTEVSNTLLHEITTAYLNNQRSGTHKTKSRGEVSFSGAKPWKQKGTGNARAGQKNSPLWKKGGVIFGPKPRDYYTKMSKQKKRLSLNMAFAAQLQNGNVIFVDSVKVDEAKTKKVAELIKNLKVDGKKVIFAINATADFKVAARNIENVVVENIKNVNAYQLLWADKIITTPEAIESIRERQSL
- the rpsJ gene encoding 30S ribosomal protein S10, translating into MVNEKTVPTQRLRIKLRAYDHKMLDDSLAKIVETARRTGAAITGPVLLPTHIKKYTVNRSVHTDKKSREQFEMRIHKRLVDIREPSSKTVEELMKLDLPAGVDIEIKM